One segment of Manihot esculenta cultivar AM560-2 chromosome 4, M.esculenta_v8, whole genome shotgun sequence DNA contains the following:
- the LOC110607910 gene encoding uncharacterized protein LOC110607910: protein MEEFVDARSKAIYDKYVQLKEAATHQQEGSNESTPINEAQLYYEAVDGQKKSRVYGLGSQASAYFHEPSHCSASYTSAPPVDPPTVETMNRMQNKIDRLKTENSRITTRLDELQTIMHRMMAQQGIGTSTQTSGPTAPPAPSPQQRREGAPVIGDHYTDSDDDTDDELASLV from the exons ATGGAGGAGTTTGTTGATGCGAGATCAAaagctatttat GATAAATACGTACAACTGAAGGAGGCTGCTACACATCAACAGGAGGGAAGCAATGAGTCGACGCCCATAAATGAGGCCCAACTGTACTACGAAGCGGTTGATGGACAGAAAAAGAGTCGAGTTTATGGGTTAGGGTCCCAGGCCTCAGCATATTTTCATGAGCCATCTCATTGTTCTGCATCATACACGTCTGCACCCCCAGTGGATCCTCCTACAGTTGAAACAATGAACAGGATGCAGAATAAAATTGATCGACTAAAGACAGAGAATAGTCGAATTACCACAAGGTTGGACGAGTTGCAGACGATTATGCATAGGATGATGGCACAACAGGGTATTGGGACATCCACTCAGACATCTGGTCCTACGGCACCTCCAGCTCCGTCTCCACAGCAGCGGCGTGAGGGTGCTCCTGTCATTGGTGATCATTATACAGATAgtgatgatgatacagatgatgagctagctagtttagtttag